From one Anaerococcus prevotii DSM 20548 genomic stretch:
- a CDS encoding ABC transporter ATP-binding protein, giving the protein MSLLEIKNLHTYFETRRGLIKAVNDVSFTVDAGKTLGLVGESGSGKSQTAMSILQLFESNQKIYDGEIIFDGEKISDYKTSQMEHIRGNAISMIFQEPMSSLNPVFTVEKQISEVLILHKGMNKKEAAKRCEELLAAVKIPNPHVVAKQYPFELSGGMNQRVMIAMALACEPKLLIADEPTTALDVTIQAQILRLMNDLKHKAGTSILFITHDLGVINQMADEVAVMYCGQIVEQSPVEFIFKHDITDFNHPYTVALLNSIPSITSDRNERLDIIPGSVPHPLNLPKGCKFADRCKYATKKCIEVMPDLVSVNENQKIRCHYPNRKEREENE; this is encoded by the coding sequence ATGAGTTTATTAGAAATAAAAAATCTACACACCTACTTTGAAACAAGACGTGGTCTTATCAAGGCTGTAAATGACGTATCTTTTACAGTCGATGCTGGTAAGACCCTGGGTCTTGTTGGAGAAAGTGGATCTGGAAAGAGCCAAACAGCTATGAGTATACTCCAACTGTTTGAGTCAAACCAAAAGATTTACGATGGTGAGATAATATTCGATGGAGAAAAAATTTCTGACTATAAGACTAGCCAAATGGAGCATATCAGAGGAAATGCCATATCTATGATATTCCAAGAGCCTATGAGCTCACTTAACCCAGTCTTTACCGTAGAAAAACAAATCTCAGAAGTTCTTATCCTCCACAAGGGAATGAATAAGAAGGAAGCGGCTAAAAGATGTGAAGAGCTTCTTGCAGCTGTTAAGATCCCTAATCCACATGTAGTGGCCAAACAATATCCTTTCGAGCTATCTGGAGGTATGAACCAGAGGGTGATGATCGCCATGGCCCTTGCTTGTGAGCCAAAGCTTCTTATAGCAGATGAGCCTACAACAGCCCTTGACGTTACAATCCAAGCCCAAATCCTAAGGCTTATGAATGATCTTAAACATAAGGCTGGTACATCAATCCTCTTTATTACCCACGACCTTGGTGTAATCAATCAAATGGCTGATGAAGTTGCTGTAATGTATTGCGGACAAATCGTGGAGCAATCTCCAGTTGAATTTATCTTCAAACACGATATTACAGACTTTAACCACCCATATACTGTAGCTCTACTAAATTCAATCCCATCTATCACATCAGATAGAAACGAAAGGCTTGATATCATCCCAGGTTCAGTACCACACCCACTCAACCTGCCAAAAGGATGCAAGTTTGCAGATAGATGTAAATACGCTACTAAAAAATGTATAGAAGTGATGCCTGATTTAGTTTCAGTAAATGAAAATCAAAAGATCAGATGTCATTATCCAAATAGAAAGGAGAGGGAAGAGAATGAATAG
- a CDS encoding YkvA family protein, whose translation MNKLMKIKNFIPVYFRAMKNKNTPVMAKLMGIFAIAYAILPADMIPDVLPFVGILDDAIVLPFLIYLASKMIPDEVLNKEEAVVIEE comes from the coding sequence ATGAATAAACTAATGAAGATCAAAAATTTTATCCCTGTATACTTTAGGGCAATGAAAAATAAAAATACACCAGTAATGGCAAAGCTCATGGGAATATTTGCCATAGCCTATGCTATTTTGCCAGCTGATATGATACCAGACGTCCTTCCTTTTGTAGGAATCTTGGATGATGCGATAGTGCTTCCATTTTTAATCTATCTTGCATCCAAAATGATCCCTGATGAAGTTTTAAACAAAGAGGAAGCAGTAGTTATAGAAGAATAG
- the glmS gene encoding glutamine--fructose-6-phosphate transaminase (isomerizing), whose amino-acid sequence MCGIVSYKGKLDAREVIIDGLEKLEYRGYDSAGIAVINDCGISCVKKAGKLENLKKALEEDPIEGKVGIGHIRWATHGEANDVNSHPHLSNNGKIAVVHNGIIENYRDLKKELEEEGYKFKSSTDTEVIAVLLEKYYEGDLLEAVRKVRKRLVGAYACGIISADEPDRLVGIRQESPLVAGIMEDSFMMASDIPSLLKYTRDVIYLENGDVVDIKGDSYTIYDKDEKVVDREIKKIEWSVDAATKAGYDHFMIKEINEQASVLEELIRLNVKNDEVVLDGDSFTKEDLENFERIYIVACGTAYHAGLVGKTLIEKLAKIPVICDLASEFRYNDPFLDEKSLVIFISQSGETADSLKALSFAKEKKAKTLLITNTLASSMDREADKSIYCYAGPEIAVASTKAYTSQVLNFYFLALDFARKVSRIDDEVCKEIIEGLKEIPGKIREILEDDKIIKDFAEEIKDQKSLFYIARGLDYQTAIEAALKLKEVSYIHTEAFAAGELKHGTISLIEDKTPVIAIMSQANLLEKTLSNVEEVVARGANVFIITSHKDSRMSKITDKILIIPETLDILYPLLTAIPAQLMAYYTSIAKGIDVDKPRNLAKSVTVE is encoded by the coding sequence ATGTGTGGAATAGTATCATATAAGGGAAAGCTTGATGCAAGAGAAGTAATCATCGATGGTCTAGAAAAACTTGAATATCGTGGTTACGACTCAGCAGGTATAGCTGTGATTAATGATTGTGGGATTTCTTGTGTAAAAAAAGCTGGAAAGCTTGAGAATTTGAAGAAGGCTTTGGAGGAAGATCCTATAGAAGGGAAAGTCGGCATAGGCCACATCAGATGGGCAACTCACGGAGAGGCCAATGATGTAAATAGCCACCCTCACCTTTCAAACAACGGTAAGATTGCCGTAGTCCACAATGGAATCATAGAAAACTATAGAGACCTTAAGAAGGAGCTGGAAGAAGAAGGCTATAAGTTTAAATCTTCGACAGATACAGAAGTTATAGCAGTACTTCTTGAAAAGTATTATGAGGGAGATCTCTTAGAAGCTGTAAGAAAAGTCCGTAAAAGACTTGTAGGAGCCTATGCTTGTGGGATTATCTCAGCTGACGAGCCAGATAGACTTGTTGGAATTAGACAAGAAAGCCCCCTTGTAGCAGGAATAATGGAAGATTCCTTCATGATGGCAAGTGATATCCCATCTCTTTTAAAATACACCAGAGATGTTATCTATCTAGAAAATGGAGATGTCGTAGATATCAAGGGAGATTCCTACACTATCTATGATAAAGATGAAAAAGTAGTTGATAGAGAAATTAAAAAGATAGAATGGTCAGTTGATGCAGCGACTAAGGCAGGCTACGACCATTTTATGATCAAGGAAATAAATGAGCAAGCCTCTGTCCTAGAAGAGCTTATTAGACTAAATGTAAAAAATGACGAAGTTGTCCTTGATGGAGACTCATTTACCAAAGAAGACTTAGAAAACTTTGAAAGAATATATATAGTAGCTTGCGGAACAGCCTACCATGCAGGCCTTGTTGGCAAGACTCTTATAGAAAAACTCGCCAAGATTCCAGTAATCTGTGATCTTGCCTCAGAGTTTAGATATAATGATCCCTTCCTTGATGAGAAAAGCCTGGTAATATTCATATCCCAATCAGGTGAAACAGCCGATAGCCTTAAGGCTCTAAGCTTTGCCAAGGAAAAGAAAGCTAAAACTCTTCTTATAACAAACACCCTAGCCTCATCCATGGATAGGGAAGCTGATAAGTCCATATACTGCTACGCGGGTCCAGAAATAGCTGTAGCAAGCACCAAGGCCTACACTAGCCAAGTCCTAAATTTCTATTTCCTAGCCCTTGATTTCGCTAGGAAAGTATCTAGGATTGACGACGAAGTTTGCAAGGAAATCATAGAAGGCTTAAAGGAAATTCCAGGAAAAATAAGAGAAATCCTAGAAGATGATAAAATAATAAAAGACTTCGCAGAAGAGATAAAAGATCAAAAAAGCCTATTTTATATAGCCCGTGGCCTTGACTATCAAACAGCCATAGAGGCAGCACTTAAGCTTAAGGAGGTCTCATATATTCACACAGAGGCTTTCGCAGCAGGAGAGCTAAAACACGGGACAATTTCCCTAATAGAAGATAAGACTCCGGTTATAGCTATAATGAGCCAGGCAAATCTTTTGGAGAAAACTCTATCAAATGTAGAAGAAGTCGTGGCAAGAGGAGCTAATGTATTTATCATAACAAGCCATAAGGACTCTAGAATGAGTAAAATCACTGATAAGATATTAATAATTCCAGAGACCTTGGATATCCTCTATCCGCTTCTTACAGCTATACCAGCCCAACTTATGGCCTATTACACATCAATAGCTAAGGGAATTGATGTAGACAAACCAAGAAACTTAGCTAAATCTGTAACAGTTGAATAG
- a CDS encoding oligopeptide/dipeptide ABC transporter ATP-binding protein, with protein sequence MNSDKKVLFKIRNLKKYFPLKKKSIFNRGPGEYVHANESISLDIYEGETLGLVGESGCGKSTFGRTLLQIYDQTEGTTLYYGKTIEDTAPAYMLDMIKKIPSQFPKYHEEIDALNKIYEELENADTDEKRAELNEKAMFKRRDLEENYLNMVRIAGGLLASDDLNKVATMLKEKYDILKQRAGILEKLEEIEQKTQMRSRTWEEYDKFLESDPKYKDLISQKDAKTKEISEKDQTIEAYRKSLENKERFTELEAERDNGIDLSELNNEEMRALRKDLQMIFQDPYGSLDTKMTVGNIIGEGVLGHELFKSRKEKGYNEYIRETMEKCGLAPYFLHRYPHQFSGGQRQRIGIARALALKPSFIVCDEAVSALDVSIQSQIINLLQDLKDENNLTYLFITHDLSVVKYISDRIGVMYLGVLVELCESERIFENPLHPYTKALLRAIPRTDVDQGQELQVIEGDIPSAVKPPKGCRFHTRCEYSMDICANFEPELKEREDGHFVACHLLDVSEEEKQKAFEKNKIEKAKKEEELEEMSAI encoded by the coding sequence ATGAATAGTGATAAAAAAGTCTTATTTAAAATAAGAAATCTAAAGAAGTATTTCCCTCTTAAGAAAAAGTCTATATTTAATAGAGGACCTGGCGAATATGTTCACGCTAACGAATCCATTAGTCTAGATATCTATGAAGGAGAGACCCTGGGTCTTGTAGGGGAGTCTGGATGTGGTAAGTCTACTTTCGGTAGAACCCTCCTACAAATCTACGATCAAACGGAAGGAACTACTCTTTACTATGGAAAGACCATAGAGGATACTGCTCCAGCCTATATGCTAGATATGATTAAGAAAATCCCTAGCCAATTTCCTAAATATCACGAAGAAATAGACGCCCTAAATAAGATTTATGAAGAGCTTGAAAACGCCGATACAGACGAAAAAAGAGCAGAGCTTAATGAAAAGGCTATGTTTAAGCGACGTGACCTAGAGGAAAACTACCTAAATATGGTAAGGATTGCTGGAGGTCTTCTTGCAAGTGATGACCTAAACAAGGTAGCTACTATGCTTAAGGAAAAATACGACATCCTTAAACAAAGAGCCGGCATCCTAGAAAAGCTCGAAGAAATTGAGCAAAAGACTCAAATGAGATCAAGAACTTGGGAAGAATATGATAAATTCCTAGAAAGTGATCCTAAGTATAAGGATTTGATCAGCCAAAAAGATGCCAAGACTAAAGAAATCAGTGAAAAAGATCAAACCATAGAAGCCTATAGAAAGAGTCTCGAAAATAAGGAGAGATTTACCGAGCTTGAAGCAGAGAGAGATAATGGAATCGACCTATCTGAGCTTAACAACGAGGAGATGAGAGCCCTAAGGAAGGACCTACAAATGATCTTCCAAGACCCTTACGGATCTTTGGATACAAAGATGACTGTAGGAAATATCATAGGCGAAGGTGTTCTAGGCCATGAACTCTTTAAGAGCAGAAAAGAAAAAGGATACAATGAGTATATCAGAGAAACTATGGAAAAGTGTGGACTTGCTCCTTACTTCCTTCATAGGTATCCTCACCAATTCTCAGGTGGACAAAGGCAAAGAATTGGTATAGCAAGAGCCCTAGCCCTTAAGCCAAGCTTTATAGTTTGTGATGAGGCTGTAAGTGCCCTTGACGTATCTATCCAATCTCAGATAATAAACCTTCTTCAAGACCTAAAAGATGAGAACAACCTAACCTATCTTTTCATCACCCACGACCTATCGGTTGTAAAATATATATCAGATAGGATTGGGGTAATGTATCTTGGAGTTTTGGTAGAGCTTTGTGAATCAGAGAGAATTTTCGAAAATCCTCTCCATCCATATACCAAGGCCCTCCTACGTGCTATACCAAGAACAGACGTAGACCAAGGCCAAGAGCTACAAGTCATCGAAGGAGATATACCATCAGCAGTAAAACCTCCAAAAGGATGTAGATTCCATACAAGATGCGAGTACTCTATGGATATCTGTGCCAACTTCGAGCCAGAACTTAAGGAAAGAGAAGATGGCCACTTCGTAGCATGCCACTTACTTGATGTAAGCGAAGAAGAAAAACAAAAGGCCTTTGAGAAAAATAAAATAGAAAAAGCTAAAAAGGAAGAAGAGCTAGAAGAAATGAGCGCTATATGA
- a CDS encoding alanine/glycine:cation symporter family protein, whose product MLEIIKSFTEWLWGWPLLALVMGGGLIINIRTGFIQLRYFPYIMRQTFGKMFSKNAEGSGTVSAFQAMTTALASSIGAANIVVVPTIIFAAGPGAIFWMWMAAIIGQGTKFAEVALSIKYRQKNEDGDFVGGCSYMLKNGLKGGLGKAMGALAAFFFMIEILPSITLQTLSAAGPVENVFAATSLNENIIKIIAIIVIFIIVSIVVFGGVKQIGRVTEKLVPIMAAIYILFGIIIIIMHIGDVPRVLGYIIKGAFNPKAVAGGVGGATLSKVISMGVARGVYSNEAGMGSAGYGHAAATTDHPARQGMWGVFEVFADTIVVCTISALTVLLSGVWQPGLSQAESDKLAPVAVERAFNTIFGQAGSIVISISLFLFVLSTIIVIVFYCEKQAEYLFGTKVGKIMRVVASLMILLGIFVSFEKAGVFLDFTLGLVVIPNMIGLIAMSGEIKDIKKEFFNGENYYKLDQKNKK is encoded by the coding sequence ATGCTAGAAATTATAAAATCGTTTACGGAATGGTTATGGGGATGGCCACTGCTTGCCCTAGTTATGGGTGGTGGGCTAATTATTAATATTAGAACTGGCTTTATTCAACTAAGATATTTCCCATATATCATGAGACAAACTTTTGGAAAGATGTTTTCTAAAAATGCAGAAGGATCTGGTACAGTTTCAGCCTTCCAAGCTATGACAACGGCCCTTGCTTCATCCATAGGAGCAGCTAATATAGTGGTAGTGCCAACGATTATATTTGCTGCAGGCCCTGGGGCTATATTTTGGATGTGGATGGCTGCAATAATAGGTCAGGGAACAAAGTTTGCAGAAGTCGCCCTATCCATCAAATATAGACAGAAGAACGAAGATGGAGACTTCGTAGGAGGATGCTCTTACATGTTAAAGAACGGACTAAAGGGTGGTCTGGGCAAGGCTATGGGAGCTTTGGCAGCCTTCTTCTTTATGATTGAGATCCTTCCATCAATTACTCTTCAAACTCTATCAGCAGCAGGTCCTGTTGAAAATGTGTTTGCTGCAACTAGTCTAAACGAGAACATTATCAAAATAATTGCTATTATAGTTATTTTTATAATTGTTTCAATTGTAGTCTTTGGTGGAGTAAAGCAAATTGGTAGAGTTACAGAAAAACTAGTTCCAATAATGGCAGCTATATATATACTTTTTGGTATAATCATAATCATTATGCACATAGGTGACGTGCCAAGAGTTCTTGGATATATTATAAAAGGTGCCTTCAATCCAAAAGCAGTTGCTGGTGGAGTTGGTGGGGCAACTTTATCTAAAGTAATCTCAATGGGTGTTGCTCGTGGTGTTTATTCTAATGAAGCTGGTATGGGTTCTGCAGGATATGGTCATGCAGCGGCAACCACAGATCATCCAGCTAGACAAGGTATGTGGGGAGTGTTTGAAGTATTTGCAGATACAATTGTGGTTTGTACAATATCAGCACTCACAGTTCTTTTATCAGGAGTATGGCAACCAGGTTTAAGTCAAGCAGAAAGCGATAAATTAGCACCTGTAGCAGTTGAAAGAGCATTCAATACAATATTTGGTCAAGCAGGATCAATAGTAATATCCATAAGCTTATTCCTCTTTGTACTATCAACAATCATAGTAATAGTATTCTACTGCGAAAAACAAGCTGAATATCTATTTGGTACCAAAGTTGGTAAGATAATGAGAGTTGTAGCATCACTTATGATTCTTCTTGGAATATTTGTATCTTTCGAAAAGGCTGGAGTATTCTTAGACTTTACATTAGGACTTGTAGTAATACCTAATATGATAGGACTTATAGCTATGAGCGGAGAGATAAAAGATATTAAGAAAGAATTCTTTAATGGAGAGAATTATTATAAGCTAGATCAAAAAAATAAGAAATAA
- a CDS encoding ABC transporter permease subunit, translating to MNATFKKSVKSYGSFLKNFFLRAFTFSKGEEFNDSNSSFDNKSDNKSDDELLHSDNKNVDKGPRKEDENDKLKEEAIMSPGKVALRNYFRNPLGIIGLVLFVAIVLVVFVGSKVLPFNQYYSQGNLTNVGPGGAYMNYPSDLEKEGVEKISIGNTFSAGLSKGGHLYVWGSDNEDKVLEIPDKAKEALANKKIVDIAAGDRHIIAATEDNEIYGWGNNAFQQNQMPPMDEAKVKEEGIEKLGAGVQYSVILTKKNNLVVWGSTLASRLNLLPSDIKGQVVDFATNPINILAIMKDGSVRLLGVMGAEIDTQMPEELKTGKVKTKKVALTSSSAAALSEDGNLYVWGPTRDKVSGDSIPKFEAPLVDIKASDSVFTALDENGKIYQWGKENYGELKTPEGEFDQIYSSYFNNYAVSKEGKIETWGLNGFRFGSDDQGRDIFTRLIHGGKMTMVISLISTVIQIVLGVLIGMISGFAGGKIDNVLMRFSEIVASFPFYPMLISLSALLPPGASQEQRITMVMILLGLLGWTGLARLVRGQILAERERDYITAARALGVKNWSIMIKHIFPNILSIVIVNATIGYAGNLLTESGLSFLGFGVQEPTPSWGNMLTAAQSSDVLNTYWWRWVFPALAVFLTSFSVNLIGDALRDAIDPRANER from the coding sequence ATGAATGCGACTTTTAAAAAATCTGTAAAATCATATGGAAGTTTCTTGAAAAATTTCTTCTTAAGAGCCTTCACATTCTCTAAGGGAGAAGAATTCAATGATAGTAATTCTTCCTTTGATAATAAATCTGACAATAAATCGGATGATGAATTACTCCATAGTGATAATAAAAACGTGGACAAGGGACCTAGAAAGGAAGACGAAAATGATAAGCTAAAAGAAGAAGCTATCATGTCTCCGGGCAAGGTAGCCCTTAGAAACTACTTTAGAAATCCTTTGGGTATTATTGGACTTGTGCTTTTTGTAGCGATTGTCTTAGTAGTATTTGTAGGAAGTAAAGTTCTTCCCTTTAACCAATACTACTCCCAAGGAAACTTAACTAATGTAGGTCCTGGTGGAGCTTATATGAACTATCCTTCTGATCTAGAAAAAGAGGGAGTTGAGAAAATTTCTATAGGTAATACCTTCTCTGCAGGACTTAGCAAGGGGGGACATCTCTATGTTTGGGGATCTGACAACGAAGATAAGGTCCTAGAAATCCCAGATAAGGCCAAGGAAGCCTTAGCTAACAAAAAAATAGTAGATATAGCAGCAGGTGATAGACATATAATAGCTGCTACAGAAGATAACGAGATATACGGCTGGGGTAACAATGCCTTCCAACAAAACCAAATGCCACCAATGGATGAGGCTAAGGTAAAAGAAGAAGGAATAGAAAAACTCGGCGCAGGTGTTCAATACTCAGTAATTCTTACAAAGAAAAACAACCTAGTAGTATGGGGATCAACCCTTGCAAGTAGACTTAACCTTCTTCCTTCTGATATTAAGGGACAAGTTGTAGATTTTGCAACAAATCCAATCAATATCCTAGCTATAATGAAGGACGGATCTGTCAGACTTTTGGGTGTAATGGGTGCAGAAATTGACACTCAAATGCCAGAAGAGCTTAAGACAGGCAAGGTTAAGACTAAAAAGGTAGCCCTAACTTCCTCATCAGCAGCAGCCCTATCAGAAGATGGCAATCTTTATGTTTGGGGACCTACTAGAGATAAGGTTTCAGGAGATTCGATCCCAAAATTTGAAGCTCCTCTAGTTGATATCAAGGCTAGTGATTCAGTGTTCACAGCCCTTGACGAAAACGGTAAAATCTACCAATGGGGTAAGGAAAACTACGGAGAGCTAAAGACTCCTGAAGGAGAATTTGATCAAATTTATTCTTCATATTTCAACAACTACGCAGTAAGTAAAGAAGGCAAAATCGAAACTTGGGGTCTAAATGGCTTTAGATTTGGTTCTGACGATCAAGGTCGTGATATTTTCACAAGATTAATCCATGGTGGTAAGATGACCATGGTAATTTCCTTGATCTCTACTGTAATCCAAATAGTCCTCGGTGTACTAATCGGTATGATTTCAGGTTTTGCTGGCGGAAAGATAGACAATGTATTGATGAGATTTTCTGAAATTGTGGCATCCTTCCCATTCTATCCAATGTTGATTTCCCTATCAGCCCTCCTTCCACCAGGAGCAAGCCAAGAGCAAAGGATCACTATGGTTATGATTCTTCTAGGTCTACTCGGTTGGACGGGACTTGCAAGACTTGTTCGTGGACAAATCCTTGCTGAAAGAGAAAGAGACTATATAACAGCAGCGAGAGCCTTGGGAGTTAAGAATTGGTCTATTATGATCAAGCACATCTTCCCAAATATCTTATCAATAGTAATTGTAAATGCGACTATAGGTTATGCTGGAAACTTACTAACAGAATCTGGTCTATCCTTCCTAGGTTTTGGTGTACAAGAACCAACTCCTTCTTGGGGTAATATGCTTACTGCAGCCCAATCATCAGACGTACTAAACACTTACTGGTGGAGGTGGGTATTCCCAGCACTTGCAGTATTCTTGACATCATTTTCTGTAAACCTAATCGGTGACGCCCTAAGGGATGCCATCGACCCAAGAGCAAATGAAAGATAG
- a CDS encoding AraC family transcriptional regulator: protein MIYISKKTNIQDESTYFQTNKNKLPIIDLASEIFTENTEPLLHTNARFWIVKKGSALVNIQGEDIKIKKGSMVGILPWYYTQIKEVTEDLCMDVVVYDLDFVNILFKRTNDLFMEDYSLSNLVSDNVYVNLLPEEEKEVKAILDKLKNEITKYKKSDKFSNHMIFVKFMEIVVIFEKNIDSSSKKKLKNKHDIQIFHYIYSHLNENISLKNISENFYLSQSQISKYIKETTGLSFSSLASMMKLVKLMGYLNFSQMNLEELSVILGFKDPPHLSKFFKAKLGINTSEFKNKTNSHARKVIDLGKMEEITSYVFKYYYMDLKLEDLSIKFRLNQTEINNSFDFYLDKSFDSYLTYVRIINAAKILLIKDDTVTDIAYTVGFNTTKTFNRNFKKIYGINPSDFRKKLIYQTEIL from the coding sequence ATGATTTATATCAGCAAGAAAACTAATATCCAAGATGAGTCTACTTATTTTCAAACGAATAAAAACAAACTTCCCATAATAGACTTAGCTAGCGAGATATTCACTGAAAATACGGAACCACTCCTTCATACAAATGCAAGGTTTTGGATTGTTAAAAAAGGATCTGCCCTTGTAAACATCCAAGGAGAAGATATAAAGATAAAAAAAGGATCTATGGTGGGTATCCTTCCTTGGTACTACACTCAGATAAAGGAAGTGACGGAAGATCTTTGTATGGATGTAGTTGTTTATGATTTGGACTTTGTAAATATCCTCTTTAAAAGAACCAATGATTTATTTATGGAGGACTACTCCCTAAGCAATTTGGTTTCTGACAATGTTTATGTCAATCTTTTACCTGAAGAAGAAAAGGAAGTAAAAGCTATCCTAGATAAACTCAAAAATGAAATTACCAAGTACAAAAAATCTGACAAGTTTTCTAATCATATGATTTTTGTAAAGTTTATGGAAATTGTCGTAATATTTGAGAAAAATATCGATTCTTCTAGTAAAAAAAAACTAAAAAATAAACATGATATCCAAATCTTTCACTACATTTACTCTCATTTAAATGAAAATATTAGCCTTAAAAATATTTCCGAGAATTTCTATTTAAGTCAATCTCAGATCAGCAAATATATAAAGGAAACTACCGGTCTAAGCTTTAGCTCACTTGCATCTATGATGAAATTAGTTAAGCTTATGGGTTACCTAAACTTTTCACAAATGAACTTAGAAGAGCTTTCTGTTATATTAGGTTTCAAGGACCCACCTCATCTTTCCAAGTTTTTTAAGGCGAAGCTTGGTATAAATACCAGCGAATTTAAAAACAAAACAAATAGTCACGCTAGAAAAGTAATAGATTTAGGTAAAATGGAGGAGATAACTTCATATGTATTCAAGTACTATTATATGGATTTAAAGCTTGAAGATCTGTCCATAAAATTTAGACTAAATCAAACAGAGATAAACAACTCTTTTGATTTTTACCTAGATAAGTCTTTTGATTCCTACTTAACTTATGTAAGGATTATAAATGCCGCCAAAATACTTCTAATAAAAGATGACACGGTAACAGATATAGCCTATACTGTTGGTTTCAATACAACTAAAACTTTTAATAGGAATTTTAAAAAAATATATGGAATAAATCCCAGCGATTTTAGAAAAAAACTGATCTATCAAACAGAAATTCTATAA
- a CDS encoding ABC transporter permease, whose translation MFRYIVKRIINLIPVALIISIMLFAFSKAMPGDPIKAMMPTTGRMTKQEQEELYQTLQARYGLDKSLPEQYVRWLGRTLKGDLGESTRVRRPVSEYLSEPLKNTIFLNIGSTILSFVLSVLIGIRSATHKGGVFDKTFQTLTLVGLSIPVFFIGLILIFVFAFRLGWFPANGMPRENTFGEWVKYLVLPTATLTIGSLASLSRYVRNSMLDALDQDYIRTARSKGLKEKTVIYSHAFRNALIPVVTALTWAVLGMFSGSAITERIFSFRGIGNELIMAVMAQDYNVILALSMFYAVLTLLGNLLMDVAYALVDPRVQLEA comes from the coding sequence ATGTTTCGTTATATAGTTAAGAGAATCATAAATTTAATACCAGTAGCTCTGATTATATCTATAATGCTTTTTGCTTTCTCTAAAGCCATGCCAGGAGATCCAATTAAGGCCATGATGCCTACTACAGGTCGTATGACCAAACAAGAGCAAGAAGAGCTATACCAAACACTTCAAGCTAGATACGGACTTGATAAGTCCTTGCCTGAGCAATATGTAAGATGGCTTGGAAGAACTTTGAAGGGTGATTTGGGAGAATCTACTAGAGTTAGAAGACCAGTTTCTGAATATTTATCAGAGCCTCTCAAAAACACCATATTTTTAAATATCGGTTCGACAATTCTATCATTTGTACTGTCGGTCTTGATAGGAATTAGGTCGGCCACGCACAAGGGAGGGGTTTTCGATAAGACCTTCCAGACTTTGACCCTAGTGGGTCTATCAATTCCTGTATTTTTTATAGGACTTATTTTGATATTCGTCTTTGCCTTTAGACTAGGATGGTTTCCAGCAAATGGTATGCCTAGAGAAAATACCTTTGGAGAATGGGTTAAGTATCTAGTTTTACCAACAGCTACCCTAACCATAGGTTCTCTTGCATCTCTTTCAAGATATGTAAGAAACTCAATGCTAGATGCCCTAGACCAAGATTATATAAGAACAGCAAGAAGTAAGGGTCTAAAAGAGAAGACTGTTATCTATTCTCATGCCTTTAGAAACGCCCTTATACCAGTAGTTACTGCCCTAACCTGGGCTGTGCTTGGAATGTTTTCAGGTTCAGCTATCACAGAGAGGATATTCTCTTTTAGGGGAATCGGTAACGAACTAATAATGGCTGTAATGGCTCAAGATTACAATGTAATCCTTGCCCTATCAATGTTTTATGCTGTGCTTACTCTTCTTGGAAACTTATTGATGGATGTGGCCTATGCCCTAGTAGATCCAAGAGTTCAATTGGAGGCTTAA